Proteins encoded within one genomic window of Episyrphus balteatus chromosome 1, idEpiBalt1.1, whole genome shotgun sequence:
- the LOC129906817 gene encoding transitional endoplasmic reticulum ATPase TER94 isoform X5, whose amino-acid sequence MADSKNDDLATAILKRKDRPNRLIVEEAINDDNSVVSLSQTKMDELQLFRGDTVLLKGKRRKETVCIVLSDDSCPNEKIRMNRVVRNNLCVHLSDVVSIQSCPDVKYGKRVRILPFDDTTEGVTGNLFEVYLKPYFLEAYRPIHMGDNFIVRTAMRPIEFKVVLTDPEPYCIVAPETVIFSDGDPIKREEEEESLNAVGYDDIGGCRKQLAQIKEMVELPLRHPSLFKAIGVKPPRGILMYGPPGTGKTLIARAVANETGAFFFLINGPEIMSKLAGESESNLRKAFEEAEKNSPAIIFIDEIDAIAPKRDKTHGEVERRIVSQLLTLMDGMKKSSHLIVMAATNRPNSIDPALRRFGRFDREIDIGIPDATGRLEVLRIHTKNMRLADDVDLEQIAAETHGHVGADLASLCSEAALQQIREKMDLIDLEDDKIDAEVLASLAVTMDNFRYAMTKSSPSALRETVVEVPNTTWTDIGGLENVKKELQELVQYPVEHPDKFLKFGMQPSRGVLFYGPPGCGKTLLAKAIANECQANFISVKGPELLTMWFGESEANVRDIFDKARSAAPCVLFFDELDSIAKARGGNVGDAGGAADRVINQILTEMDGMGAKKNVFIIGATNRPDIIDPAILRPGRLDQLIYIPLPDDKSREAILKANLRKSPLAKEVDLNYIAKVTQGFSGADLTEICQRACKLAIRQAIEAEIRREKDRAENQSSAMDMDEDDPVPEITRAHFEEAMKFARRSVSDNDIRKYEMFAQTLQQSRGFGSNFRFPSSSGPSSQGAGPNAPVNPPGDNGDDDLYS is encoded by the exons actAAGATGGATGAATTGCAACTGTTCCGTGGTGATACCGTTCTCTTAAAAGGAAAACGTCGCAAAGAAACGGTTTGCATCGTCCTGTCCGACGATAGCTGTCCCAATGAGAAGATCCGCATGAATCGTGTTGTCCGAAACAATTTGTGTGTTCATCTTTCTGATGTTGTGTCTATTCAATCATGCCCTGATGTTAAGTATGGCAAGCGTGTACGCATCTTGCCTTTTGATGATACCACCGAGGGTGTTACTGg AAATTTGTTTGAAGTTTACTTGAAACCATATTTCCTTGAGGCATATCGTCCCATTCACATGGGCGACAACTTCATTGTACGCACTGCGATGCGTCCAATTGAATTCAAAGTGGTCTTAACTGATCCCGAACCATATTGTATTGTTGCACCGGAGACTGTCATCTTCTCCGATGGAGATCCAATTAAACGAGAG GAAGAAGAAGAATCCCTCAATGCTGTTGGTTACGACGACATTGGAGGCTGCCGGAAACAACTGGCCCAAATTAAAGAAATGGTTGAATTACCACTTCGTCATCCATCGCTCTTCAAGGCGATCGGTGTTAAGCCACCTCGTGGTATTCTTATGTACGGTCCACCCGGTACTGGTAAGACTCTGATTGCCCGTGCTGTGGCCAACGAAACTGGAGcattcttcttcctcatcaacgGTCCGGAGATTATGTCCAAATTGGCTGGTGAATCTGAATCCAACTTGCGTAAGGCTTTCGAGGAGGCTGAGAAGAACTCCCCGGCCATCATCTTCATTGATGAAATCGATGCTATTGCCCCCAAACGTGACAAGACACACGGAGAAGTCGAGCGTCGTATTGTATCGCAGTTGTTGACTTTGATGGACGGTATGAAGAAAAGCTCACATTTGATTGTTATGGCCGCCACTAACAGGCCAAACTCAATTGACCCTGCCCTACGTCGTTTCGGACGCTTCGATCGTGAAATCGATATTGGTATCCCCGATGCCACTGGACGTCTCGAAGTACTGAGAATTCACACCAAGAACATGCGTCTGGCTGATGATGTTGATCTAGAGCAAATCGCTGCTGAGACACACGGTCATGTGGGAGCCGATTTGGCTTCATTGTGCTCGGAAGCAGCTTTGCAACAAATCCGTGAAAAGATGGATCTGATCGATCTTGAAGATGACAAGATCGACGCCGAAGTGCTGGCTTCTTTGGCTGTCACCATGGATAACTTCCGTTATGCCATGACAAAATCAAGCCCATCTGCACTCAGGGAAACGGTTGTCGAAGTTCCAAACACAACCTGGACCGATATTGGTGGTCTGGAGAATGTCAAGAAGGAACTTCAAGAACTGGTGCAATACCCAGTCGAGCATCCAgataagtttttgaaattcgGCATGCAGCCAAGTCGTGGTGTGTTGTTCTATGGACCACCTGGTTGTGGTAAGACTTTGCTGGCCAAGGCCATTGCCAACGAATGCCAGGCCAATTTCATTTCGGTCAAGGGCCCTGAACTGTTGACAATGTGGTTCGGTGAATCCGAGGCTAATGTTCGTGACATTTTCGACAAAGCACGTTCAGCTGCACCATGTGTTCTCTTCTTCGATGAATTGGACTCGATCGCAAAGGCTCGTGGTGGAAATGTTGGTGATGCTGGTGGTGCTGCTGACCGTGTCATCAATCAGATTCTCACTGAAATGGACGGTATGGGAGCCAAGAAGAACGTGTTCATTATCGGAGCAACCAACAGGCCCGATATCATTGATCCAGCAATCTTGCGTCCCGGACGTTTGGATCAACTTATCTATATTCCACTTCCGGATGATAAGTCACGTGAAGCTATCCTCAAGGCTAACCTGAGGAAGTCTCCTCTGGCCAAGGAGGTCGATCTCAACTACATTGCTAAGGTTACACAAGGATTCTCTGGCGCTGATTTGACTGAGATTTGCCAACGTGCGTGCAAGCTTGCTATCCGCCAAGCAATCGAAGCCGAGATCCGTCGGGAAAAGGATAGAGCTGAGAATCAAAGCTCAGCCATGGAT ATGGACGAAGATGATCCAGTTCCAGAAATCACTCGCGCCCACTTCGAGGAGGCAATGAAATTCGCCCGAAGGTCGGTGTCTGACAACGATATCAGAAAGTATGAAATGTTTGCACAGACACTTCAACAATCTCGTGGTTTTGGATCAAACTTTAG ATTCCCATCGAGCTCAGGACCATCATCTCAAGGAGCTGGTCCAAATGCTCCCGTGAATCCGCCAGGTGACAATGGTGACGATGACCTCTACAGTTAG
- the LOC129906817 gene encoding transitional endoplasmic reticulum ATPase TER94 isoform X2 produces MAFIETEINRANKWSDDLATAILKRKDRPNRLIVEEAINDDNSVVSLSQTKMDELQLFRGDTVLLKGKRRKETVCIVLSDDSCPNEKIRMNRVVRNNLCVHLSDVVSIQSCPDVKYGKRVRILPFDDTTEGVTGNLFEVYLKPYFLEAYRPIHMGDNFIVRTAMRPIEFKVVLTDPEPYCIVAPETVIFSDGDPIKREEEEESLNAVGYDDIGGCRKQLAQIKEMVELPLRHPSLFKAIGVKPPRGILMYGPPGTGKTLIARAVANETGAFFFLINGPEIMSKLAGESESNLRKAFEEAEKNSPAIIFIDEIDAIAPKRDKTHGEVERRIVSQLLTLMDGMKKSSHLIVMAATNRPNSIDPALRRFGRFDREIDIGIPDATGRLEVLRIHTKNMRLADDVDLEQIAAETHGHVGADLASLCSEAALQQIREKMDLIDLEDDKIDAEVLASLAVTMDNFRYAMTKSSPSALRETVVEVPNTTWTDIGGLENVKKELQELVQYPVEHPDKFLKFGMQPSRGVLFYGPPGCGKTLLAKAIANECQANFISVKGPELLTMWFGESEANVRDIFDKARSAAPCVLFFDELDSIAKARGGNVGDAGGAADRVINQILTEMDGMGAKKNVFIIGATNRPDIIDPAILRPGRLDQLIYIPLPDDKSREAILKANLRKSPLAKEVDLNYIAKVTQGFSGADLTEICQRACKLAIRQAIEAEIRREKDRAENQSSAMDMDEDDPVPEITRAHFEEAMKFARRSVSDNDIRKYEMFAQTLQQSRGFGSNFRFPSSSGPSSQGAGPNAPVNPPGDNGDDDLYS; encoded by the exons actAAGATGGATGAATTGCAACTGTTCCGTGGTGATACCGTTCTCTTAAAAGGAAAACGTCGCAAAGAAACGGTTTGCATCGTCCTGTCCGACGATAGCTGTCCCAATGAGAAGATCCGCATGAATCGTGTTGTCCGAAACAATTTGTGTGTTCATCTTTCTGATGTTGTGTCTATTCAATCATGCCCTGATGTTAAGTATGGCAAGCGTGTACGCATCTTGCCTTTTGATGATACCACCGAGGGTGTTACTGg AAATTTGTTTGAAGTTTACTTGAAACCATATTTCCTTGAGGCATATCGTCCCATTCACATGGGCGACAACTTCATTGTACGCACTGCGATGCGTCCAATTGAATTCAAAGTGGTCTTAACTGATCCCGAACCATATTGTATTGTTGCACCGGAGACTGTCATCTTCTCCGATGGAGATCCAATTAAACGAGAG GAAGAAGAAGAATCCCTCAATGCTGTTGGTTACGACGACATTGGAGGCTGCCGGAAACAACTGGCCCAAATTAAAGAAATGGTTGAATTACCACTTCGTCATCCATCGCTCTTCAAGGCGATCGGTGTTAAGCCACCTCGTGGTATTCTTATGTACGGTCCACCCGGTACTGGTAAGACTCTGATTGCCCGTGCTGTGGCCAACGAAACTGGAGcattcttcttcctcatcaacgGTCCGGAGATTATGTCCAAATTGGCTGGTGAATCTGAATCCAACTTGCGTAAGGCTTTCGAGGAGGCTGAGAAGAACTCCCCGGCCATCATCTTCATTGATGAAATCGATGCTATTGCCCCCAAACGTGACAAGACACACGGAGAAGTCGAGCGTCGTATTGTATCGCAGTTGTTGACTTTGATGGACGGTATGAAGAAAAGCTCACATTTGATTGTTATGGCCGCCACTAACAGGCCAAACTCAATTGACCCTGCCCTACGTCGTTTCGGACGCTTCGATCGTGAAATCGATATTGGTATCCCCGATGCCACTGGACGTCTCGAAGTACTGAGAATTCACACCAAGAACATGCGTCTGGCTGATGATGTTGATCTAGAGCAAATCGCTGCTGAGACACACGGTCATGTGGGAGCCGATTTGGCTTCATTGTGCTCGGAAGCAGCTTTGCAACAAATCCGTGAAAAGATGGATCTGATCGATCTTGAAGATGACAAGATCGACGCCGAAGTGCTGGCTTCTTTGGCTGTCACCATGGATAACTTCCGTTATGCCATGACAAAATCAAGCCCATCTGCACTCAGGGAAACGGTTGTCGAAGTTCCAAACACAACCTGGACCGATATTGGTGGTCTGGAGAATGTCAAGAAGGAACTTCAAGAACTGGTGCAATACCCAGTCGAGCATCCAgataagtttttgaaattcgGCATGCAGCCAAGTCGTGGTGTGTTGTTCTATGGACCACCTGGTTGTGGTAAGACTTTGCTGGCCAAGGCCATTGCCAACGAATGCCAGGCCAATTTCATTTCGGTCAAGGGCCCTGAACTGTTGACAATGTGGTTCGGTGAATCCGAGGCTAATGTTCGTGACATTTTCGACAAAGCACGTTCAGCTGCACCATGTGTTCTCTTCTTCGATGAATTGGACTCGATCGCAAAGGCTCGTGGTGGAAATGTTGGTGATGCTGGTGGTGCTGCTGACCGTGTCATCAATCAGATTCTCACTGAAATGGACGGTATGGGAGCCAAGAAGAACGTGTTCATTATCGGAGCAACCAACAGGCCCGATATCATTGATCCAGCAATCTTGCGTCCCGGACGTTTGGATCAACTTATCTATATTCCACTTCCGGATGATAAGTCACGTGAAGCTATCCTCAAGGCTAACCTGAGGAAGTCTCCTCTGGCCAAGGAGGTCGATCTCAACTACATTGCTAAGGTTACACAAGGATTCTCTGGCGCTGATTTGACTGAGATTTGCCAACGTGCGTGCAAGCTTGCTATCCGCCAAGCAATCGAAGCCGAGATCCGTCGGGAAAAGGATAGAGCTGAGAATCAAAGCTCAGCCATGGAT ATGGACGAAGATGATCCAGTTCCAGAAATCACTCGCGCCCACTTCGAGGAGGCAATGAAATTCGCCCGAAGGTCGGTGTCTGACAACGATATCAGAAAGTATGAAATGTTTGCACAGACACTTCAACAATCTCGTGGTTTTGGATCAAACTTTAG ATTCCCATCGAGCTCAGGACCATCATCTCAAGGAGCTGGTCCAAATGCTCCCGTGAATCCGCCAGGTGACAATGGTGACGATGACCTCTACAGTTAG
- the LOC129906817 gene encoding transitional endoplasmic reticulum ATPase TER94 isoform X1, translated as MAFIETEINRANKWSDDLATAILKRKDRPNRLIVEEAINDDNSVVSLSQTKMDELQLFRGDTVLLKGKRRKETVCIVLSDDSCPNEKIRMNRVVRNNLCVHLSDVVSIQSCPDVKYGKRVRILPFDDTTEGVTGNLFEVYLKPYFLEAYRPIHMGDNFIVRTAMRPIEFKVVLTDPEPYCIVAPETVIFSDGDPIKREEEEESLNAVGYDDIGGCRKQLAQIKEMVELPLRHPSLFKAIGVKPPRGILMYGPPGTGKTLIARAVANETGAFFFLINGPEIMSKLAGESESNLRKAFEEAEKNSPAIIFIDEIDAIAPKRDKTHGEVERRIVSQLLTLMDGMKKSSHLIVMAATNRPNSIDPALRRFGRFDREIDIGIPDATGRLEVLRIHTKNMRLADDVDLEQIAAETHGHVGADLASLCSEAALQQIREKMDLIDLEDDKIDAEVLASLAVTMDNFRYAMTKSSPSALRETVVEVPNTTWTDIGGLENVKKELQELVQYPVEHPDKFLKFGMQPSRGVLFYGPPGCGKTLLAKAIANECQANFISVKGPELLTMWFGESEANVRDIFDKARSAAPCVLFFDELDSIAKARGGNVGDAGGAADRVINQILTEMDGMGAKKNVFIIGATNRPDIIDPAILRPGRLDQLIYIPLPDDKSREAILKANLRKSPLAKEVDLNYIAKVTQGFSGADLTEICQRACKLAIRQAIEAEIRREKDRAENQSSAMDQMDEDDPVPEITRAHFEEAMKFARRSVSDNDIRKYEMFAQTLQQSRGFGSNFRFPSSSGPSSQGAGPNAPVNPPGDNGDDDLYS; from the exons actAAGATGGATGAATTGCAACTGTTCCGTGGTGATACCGTTCTCTTAAAAGGAAAACGTCGCAAAGAAACGGTTTGCATCGTCCTGTCCGACGATAGCTGTCCCAATGAGAAGATCCGCATGAATCGTGTTGTCCGAAACAATTTGTGTGTTCATCTTTCTGATGTTGTGTCTATTCAATCATGCCCTGATGTTAAGTATGGCAAGCGTGTACGCATCTTGCCTTTTGATGATACCACCGAGGGTGTTACTGg AAATTTGTTTGAAGTTTACTTGAAACCATATTTCCTTGAGGCATATCGTCCCATTCACATGGGCGACAACTTCATTGTACGCACTGCGATGCGTCCAATTGAATTCAAAGTGGTCTTAACTGATCCCGAACCATATTGTATTGTTGCACCGGAGACTGTCATCTTCTCCGATGGAGATCCAATTAAACGAGAG GAAGAAGAAGAATCCCTCAATGCTGTTGGTTACGACGACATTGGAGGCTGCCGGAAACAACTGGCCCAAATTAAAGAAATGGTTGAATTACCACTTCGTCATCCATCGCTCTTCAAGGCGATCGGTGTTAAGCCACCTCGTGGTATTCTTATGTACGGTCCACCCGGTACTGGTAAGACTCTGATTGCCCGTGCTGTGGCCAACGAAACTGGAGcattcttcttcctcatcaacgGTCCGGAGATTATGTCCAAATTGGCTGGTGAATCTGAATCCAACTTGCGTAAGGCTTTCGAGGAGGCTGAGAAGAACTCCCCGGCCATCATCTTCATTGATGAAATCGATGCTATTGCCCCCAAACGTGACAAGACACACGGAGAAGTCGAGCGTCGTATTGTATCGCAGTTGTTGACTTTGATGGACGGTATGAAGAAAAGCTCACATTTGATTGTTATGGCCGCCACTAACAGGCCAAACTCAATTGACCCTGCCCTACGTCGTTTCGGACGCTTCGATCGTGAAATCGATATTGGTATCCCCGATGCCACTGGACGTCTCGAAGTACTGAGAATTCACACCAAGAACATGCGTCTGGCTGATGATGTTGATCTAGAGCAAATCGCTGCTGAGACACACGGTCATGTGGGAGCCGATTTGGCTTCATTGTGCTCGGAAGCAGCTTTGCAACAAATCCGTGAAAAGATGGATCTGATCGATCTTGAAGATGACAAGATCGACGCCGAAGTGCTGGCTTCTTTGGCTGTCACCATGGATAACTTCCGTTATGCCATGACAAAATCAAGCCCATCTGCACTCAGGGAAACGGTTGTCGAAGTTCCAAACACAACCTGGACCGATATTGGTGGTCTGGAGAATGTCAAGAAGGAACTTCAAGAACTGGTGCAATACCCAGTCGAGCATCCAgataagtttttgaaattcgGCATGCAGCCAAGTCGTGGTGTGTTGTTCTATGGACCACCTGGTTGTGGTAAGACTTTGCTGGCCAAGGCCATTGCCAACGAATGCCAGGCCAATTTCATTTCGGTCAAGGGCCCTGAACTGTTGACAATGTGGTTCGGTGAATCCGAGGCTAATGTTCGTGACATTTTCGACAAAGCACGTTCAGCTGCACCATGTGTTCTCTTCTTCGATGAATTGGACTCGATCGCAAAGGCTCGTGGTGGAAATGTTGGTGATGCTGGTGGTGCTGCTGACCGTGTCATCAATCAGATTCTCACTGAAATGGACGGTATGGGAGCCAAGAAGAACGTGTTCATTATCGGAGCAACCAACAGGCCCGATATCATTGATCCAGCAATCTTGCGTCCCGGACGTTTGGATCAACTTATCTATATTCCACTTCCGGATGATAAGTCACGTGAAGCTATCCTCAAGGCTAACCTGAGGAAGTCTCCTCTGGCCAAGGAGGTCGATCTCAACTACATTGCTAAGGTTACACAAGGATTCTCTGGCGCTGATTTGACTGAGATTTGCCAACGTGCGTGCAAGCTTGCTATCCGCCAAGCAATCGAAGCCGAGATCCGTCGGGAAAAGGATAGAGCTGAGAATCAAAGCTCAGCCATGGAT CAGATGGACGAAGATGATCCAGTTCCAGAAATCACTCGCGCCCACTTCGAGGAGGCAATGAAATTCGCCCGAAGGTCGGTGTCTGACAACGATATCAGAAAGTATGAAATGTTTGCACAGACACTTCAACAATCTCGTGGTTTTGGATCAAACTTTAG ATTCCCATCGAGCTCAGGACCATCATCTCAAGGAGCTGGTCCAAATGCTCCCGTGAATCCGCCAGGTGACAATGGTGACGATGACCTCTACAGTTAG
- the LOC129906817 gene encoding transitional endoplasmic reticulum ATPase TER94 isoform X4: MADSKNDDLATAILKRKDRPNRLIVEEAINDDNSVVSLSQTKMDELQLFRGDTVLLKGKRRKETVCIVLSDDSCPNEKIRMNRVVRNNLCVHLSDVVSIQSCPDVKYGKRVRILPFDDTTEGVTGNLFEVYLKPYFLEAYRPIHMGDNFIVRTAMRPIEFKVVLTDPEPYCIVAPETVIFSDGDPIKREEEEESLNAVGYDDIGGCRKQLAQIKEMVELPLRHPSLFKAIGVKPPRGILMYGPPGTGKTLIARAVANETGAFFFLINGPEIMSKLAGESESNLRKAFEEAEKNSPAIIFIDEIDAIAPKRDKTHGEVERRIVSQLLTLMDGMKKSSHLIVMAATNRPNSIDPALRRFGRFDREIDIGIPDATGRLEVLRIHTKNMRLADDVDLEQIAAETHGHVGADLASLCSEAALQQIREKMDLIDLEDDKIDAEVLASLAVTMDNFRYAMTKSSPSALRETVVEVPNTTWTDIGGLENVKKELQELVQYPVEHPDKFLKFGMQPSRGVLFYGPPGCGKTLLAKAIANECQANFISVKGPELLTMWFGESEANVRDIFDKARSAAPCVLFFDELDSIAKARGGNVGDAGGAADRVINQILTEMDGMGAKKNVFIIGATNRPDIIDPAILRPGRLDQLIYIPLPDDKSREAILKANLRKSPLAKEVDLNYIAKVTQGFSGADLTEICQRACKLAIRQAIEAEIRREKDRAENQSSAMDQMDEDDPVPEITRAHFEEAMKFARRSVSDNDIRKYEMFAQTLQQSRGFGSNFRFPSSSGPSSQGAGPNAPVNPPGDNGDDDLYS, encoded by the exons actAAGATGGATGAATTGCAACTGTTCCGTGGTGATACCGTTCTCTTAAAAGGAAAACGTCGCAAAGAAACGGTTTGCATCGTCCTGTCCGACGATAGCTGTCCCAATGAGAAGATCCGCATGAATCGTGTTGTCCGAAACAATTTGTGTGTTCATCTTTCTGATGTTGTGTCTATTCAATCATGCCCTGATGTTAAGTATGGCAAGCGTGTACGCATCTTGCCTTTTGATGATACCACCGAGGGTGTTACTGg AAATTTGTTTGAAGTTTACTTGAAACCATATTTCCTTGAGGCATATCGTCCCATTCACATGGGCGACAACTTCATTGTACGCACTGCGATGCGTCCAATTGAATTCAAAGTGGTCTTAACTGATCCCGAACCATATTGTATTGTTGCACCGGAGACTGTCATCTTCTCCGATGGAGATCCAATTAAACGAGAG GAAGAAGAAGAATCCCTCAATGCTGTTGGTTACGACGACATTGGAGGCTGCCGGAAACAACTGGCCCAAATTAAAGAAATGGTTGAATTACCACTTCGTCATCCATCGCTCTTCAAGGCGATCGGTGTTAAGCCACCTCGTGGTATTCTTATGTACGGTCCACCCGGTACTGGTAAGACTCTGATTGCCCGTGCTGTGGCCAACGAAACTGGAGcattcttcttcctcatcaacgGTCCGGAGATTATGTCCAAATTGGCTGGTGAATCTGAATCCAACTTGCGTAAGGCTTTCGAGGAGGCTGAGAAGAACTCCCCGGCCATCATCTTCATTGATGAAATCGATGCTATTGCCCCCAAACGTGACAAGACACACGGAGAAGTCGAGCGTCGTATTGTATCGCAGTTGTTGACTTTGATGGACGGTATGAAGAAAAGCTCACATTTGATTGTTATGGCCGCCACTAACAGGCCAAACTCAATTGACCCTGCCCTACGTCGTTTCGGACGCTTCGATCGTGAAATCGATATTGGTATCCCCGATGCCACTGGACGTCTCGAAGTACTGAGAATTCACACCAAGAACATGCGTCTGGCTGATGATGTTGATCTAGAGCAAATCGCTGCTGAGACACACGGTCATGTGGGAGCCGATTTGGCTTCATTGTGCTCGGAAGCAGCTTTGCAACAAATCCGTGAAAAGATGGATCTGATCGATCTTGAAGATGACAAGATCGACGCCGAAGTGCTGGCTTCTTTGGCTGTCACCATGGATAACTTCCGTTATGCCATGACAAAATCAAGCCCATCTGCACTCAGGGAAACGGTTGTCGAAGTTCCAAACACAACCTGGACCGATATTGGTGGTCTGGAGAATGTCAAGAAGGAACTTCAAGAACTGGTGCAATACCCAGTCGAGCATCCAgataagtttttgaaattcgGCATGCAGCCAAGTCGTGGTGTGTTGTTCTATGGACCACCTGGTTGTGGTAAGACTTTGCTGGCCAAGGCCATTGCCAACGAATGCCAGGCCAATTTCATTTCGGTCAAGGGCCCTGAACTGTTGACAATGTGGTTCGGTGAATCCGAGGCTAATGTTCGTGACATTTTCGACAAAGCACGTTCAGCTGCACCATGTGTTCTCTTCTTCGATGAATTGGACTCGATCGCAAAGGCTCGTGGTGGAAATGTTGGTGATGCTGGTGGTGCTGCTGACCGTGTCATCAATCAGATTCTCACTGAAATGGACGGTATGGGAGCCAAGAAGAACGTGTTCATTATCGGAGCAACCAACAGGCCCGATATCATTGATCCAGCAATCTTGCGTCCCGGACGTTTGGATCAACTTATCTATATTCCACTTCCGGATGATAAGTCACGTGAAGCTATCCTCAAGGCTAACCTGAGGAAGTCTCCTCTGGCCAAGGAGGTCGATCTCAACTACATTGCTAAGGTTACACAAGGATTCTCTGGCGCTGATTTGACTGAGATTTGCCAACGTGCGTGCAAGCTTGCTATCCGCCAAGCAATCGAAGCCGAGATCCGTCGGGAAAAGGATAGAGCTGAGAATCAAAGCTCAGCCATGGAT CAGATGGACGAAGATGATCCAGTTCCAGAAATCACTCGCGCCCACTTCGAGGAGGCAATGAAATTCGCCCGAAGGTCGGTGTCTGACAACGATATCAGAAAGTATGAAATGTTTGCACAGACACTTCAACAATCTCGTGGTTTTGGATCAAACTTTAG ATTCCCATCGAGCTCAGGACCATCATCTCAAGGAGCTGGTCCAAATGCTCCCGTGAATCCGCCAGGTGACAATGGTGACGATGACCTCTACAGTTAG